In one window of Nothobranchius furzeri strain GRZ-AD chromosome 11, NfurGRZ-RIMD1, whole genome shotgun sequence DNA:
- the cldn15la gene encoding claudin 15-like a isoform X1 translates to MSTAVEATGFLMCIIGWLVTGSALGNDYWKISTVSGSVIISQRQFENLWHACAENSAGIAECRDFESLLALPAHIQACRALMIISLLLGLGCMIVSLLGLKCIKIGSASEQSKAKMAVAGGVLSLLGGLCCIIACSWYGYQVVQDFHNPFFGGVKFELGAGLYVGWAGGSLFILGGALLCLACKRTSPAVKKSSYPPQKVYTATAKSDPDTARAYV, encoded by the exons ATGTCGACAGCTGTGGAGGCAACCGGGTTCCTCATGTGCATCATCGGCTGGCTGGTGACCGGATCGGCGCTCGGTAACGACTACTGGAAAATCTCCACGGTGTCAGGCAGTGTCATCATCTCCCAGAGGCAGTTTGAGAACTTGTGGCATGCGTGTGCGGAGAACAGCGCAGGCATTGCCGAGTGTCGGGACTTCGAGTCGCTGCTCGCCCTCCCAG CACACATCCAGGCCTGTCGGGCTCTAATGATCATCTCTCTGCTGCTTGGACTCGGCTGCATGATCGTTTCTCTCCTCGGACTCAAGTGCATTAAAATCGGATCGGCCTCGGAGCAATCCAAGGCCAAGATGGCCGTGGCCGGAGGAGTCCTCAGCCTTCTTGGCG GTCTGTGCTGCATCATAGCCTGTTCCTGGTACGGCTACCAGGTGGTCCAGGACTTCCACAACCCGTTCTTTGGAGGAGTGAA GTTCGAGCTGGGTGCTGGTCTCTACGTGGGCTGGGCTGGAGGATCCCTCTTCATCCTGGGCGGAGCTCTCCTCTGCCTCGCCTGCAAGAGAACGTCACCTGCTGTCAAGAAAag CAGCTACCCTCCTCAGAAGGTCTACACTGCTACGGCCAAGTCTGACCCAGATACAGCCAGAGCTTacgtctaa
- the cldn15la gene encoding claudin 15-like a isoform X2, translating into MSTAVEATGFLMCIIGWLVTGSALGNDYWKISTVSGSVIISQRQFENLWHACAENSAGIAECRDFESLLALPAHIQACRALMIISLLLGLGCMIVSLLGLKCIKIGSASEQSKAKMAVAGGVLSLLGGLCCIIACSWYGYQVVQDFHNPFFGGVKFELGAGLYVGWAGGSLFILGGALLCLACKRTSPAVKKSYPPQKVYTATAKSDPDTARAYV; encoded by the exons ATGTCGACAGCTGTGGAGGCAACCGGGTTCCTCATGTGCATCATCGGCTGGCTGGTGACCGGATCGGCGCTCGGTAACGACTACTGGAAAATCTCCACGGTGTCAGGCAGTGTCATCATCTCCCAGAGGCAGTTTGAGAACTTGTGGCATGCGTGTGCGGAGAACAGCGCAGGCATTGCCGAGTGTCGGGACTTCGAGTCGCTGCTCGCCCTCCCAG CACACATCCAGGCCTGTCGGGCTCTAATGATCATCTCTCTGCTGCTTGGACTCGGCTGCATGATCGTTTCTCTCCTCGGACTCAAGTGCATTAAAATCGGATCGGCCTCGGAGCAATCCAAGGCCAAGATGGCCGTGGCCGGAGGAGTCCTCAGCCTTCTTGGCG GTCTGTGCTGCATCATAGCCTGTTCCTGGTACGGCTACCAGGTGGTCCAGGACTTCCACAACCCGTTCTTTGGAGGAGTGAA GTTCGAGCTGGGTGCTGGTCTCTACGTGGGCTGGGCTGGAGGATCCCTCTTCATCCTGGGCGGAGCTCTCCTCTGCCTCGCCTGCAAGAGAACGTCACCTGCTGTCAAGAAAag CTACCCTCCTCAGAAGGTCTACACTGCTACGGCCAAGTCTGACCCAGATACAGCCAGAGCTTacgtctaa